A section of the Salmo trutta chromosome 4, fSalTru1.1, whole genome shotgun sequence genome encodes:
- the neil1 gene encoding endonuclease 8-like 1 isoform X7: MSIPLAVPGSSTQNHITAMPEGPELHLASLFVNRMCEGVVFTGPVKKSEVSKNPEVSFSCPAYTIVATSRGKEVRLTLTPQKSDSSLGRCRRVKAGQTIQIGTMDIVFRFGMSGFFRFTTEAELPKHSHLRFYTNEKPRRVLSFVDTRRFGSWQPNGTWQPNRGPCIMFEYLSFSSDGDPRFQGSDGDPRFQGSDGDPRFQGSEGDPRFQGSDGDPRFQGSDGDPRFQGSDGDPRFQGSDGDPRFQGSDGDPRFQGSDGDPRFQGSDGDPRFQGSDGDPRFQGSGGNQMATRGFRVQMATRGFRVQMATRGFRVQMATRGFRVQMATRGFRVQMATRGFRVQMEMATRGFRVQMATQGFRVQVETRWRPKVSGFRWKPDGDPRFQGSGGDPRFQVATRGFRVQVATRGFRVQVATRGFRVQMATRDFRVRMATQGFRVQVETRWRPKVSGFRWRPEVSGFRWRPEVSGFRWRPEVSGFRWRPEVSGFRWRPEVSGFRWRPEVSGFRWRPEVSGFRWKPDGDPRFQGSGGDPRFQGSGGDPRFQGSDGDPRFQGSDGDPRFQGSGGNQMATQGFRVQVATRGFRVQVATRGFRVQVATRGFRVQVATRGFRVQVATRGFRVQVATRGLRVQVATRGLRVQVATRGLRVQVATRGFRVQVATRGFRVQVATRGFRVQVATRGFRVQVATRGFRVQMATQGFRVQMATRGFRVQMATRGFRVQVATRGFRVQMATRGFRVQMATRGFRVQVVHFVEDVTI; this comes from the exons ATGTCAATTCCCCTCGCTGTTCCTGGGAGCAGCACACAG AACCACATCACCGCCATGCCTGAGGGTCCAGAGTTACACTTGGCCAGTCTGTTTGTCAACAGGATGTGTGAGGGGGTGGTCTTCACCGGCCCAGTAAAAAAATCTGAGGTCAGTAAGAACCCAGAGGTCTCCTTCTCCTGCCCGGCTTACACCATCGTCGCCACCTCCAGAGGCAAGGAGGTCCGCCTCACTCTAACCCCCCAGAAGAGTGACTCTTCCCTGGGGAGATGCAGGCG GGTGAAGGCAGGTCAGACCATCCAGATCGGGACCATGGACATCGTCTTCCGTTTCGGGATGTCTGGATTCTTCCGTTTCACCACGGAGGCGGAGCTTCCTAAACATTCCCACCTGCGGTTCTACACCAATGAGAAGCCCCGTAGGGTACTGAGCTTTGTGGACACACGCCGTTTTGGCAGCTGGCAACCCAACGGGACCTGGCAACCCAACCGAGGGCCCTGTATCATGTTTGAGTACCTGAGCTTCAG TTCAGATGGCGACCCAAGGTTTCAGGGTTCAGATGGCGACCCGAGGTTTCAGGGTTCAGACGGCGACCCGAGGTTTCAGGGTTCAGAGGGCGACCCAAGGTTTCAGGGTTCAGACGGCGACCCGAGGTTTCAGGGTTCAGACGGCGACCCGAGGTTTCAGGGTTCAGACGGCGACCCGAGGTTTCAGGGTTCAGACGGCGACCCGAGGTTTCAGGGTTCAGACGGCGACCCGAGGTTTCAGGGTTCAGATGGCGACCCGAGGTTTCAGGGTTCAGATGGCGACCCGAGGTTTCAGGGTTCAGATGGCGACCCGAGGTTTCAGGGTTCAGGTGGAAACCAGATGGCGACCCGAGGTTTCAGGGTTCAGATGGCGACCCGAGGTTTCAGGGTTCAGATGGCGACCCGAGGTTTCAGGGTTCAGATGGCGACCCGAGGTTTCAGGGTTCAGATGGCGACCCGAGGTTTCAGGGTTCAGATGGCGACCCGAGGTTTCAGGGTTCAGATGGAGATGGCGACCCGAGGTTTCAGGGTTCAGATGGCGACCCAAGGTTTCAGGGTTCAGGTGGAAACCAGATGGCGACCCAAGGTTTCAGGGTTCAGGTGGAAACCAGATGGCGACCCGAGGTTTCAGGGTTCAGGTGGCGACCCGAGGTTTCAGGTGGCGACCCGAGGTTTCAGGGTTCAGGTGGCGACCCGAGGTTTCAGGGTTCAGGTGGCGACCCGAGGTTTCAGGGTTCAGATGGCGACCCGAGATTTCAGGGTTCGGATGGCGACCCAAGGTTTCAGGGTTCAGGTGGAAACCAGATGGCGACCCAAGGTTTCAGGGTTCAGGTGGCGACCCGAGGTTTCAGGGTTCAGGTGGCGACCCGAGGTTTCAGGGTTCAGGTGGCGACCCGAGGTTTCAGGGTTCAGGTGGCGACCCGAGGTTTCAGGGTTCAGATGGCGACCCGAGGTTTCAGGGTTCAGATGGCGACCCGAGGTTTCAGGGTTCAGATGGCGACCCGAGGTTTCAGGGTTCAGGTGGAAACCAGATGGCGACCCAAGGTTTCAGGGTTCAGGTGGCGACCCGAGGTTTCAGGGTTCAGGTGGCGACCCGAGGTTTCAGGGTTCAGATGGCGACCCGAGGTTTCAGGGTTCGGATGGCGACCCAAGGTTTCAGGGTTCAGGTGGAAACCAGATGGCGACCCAAGGTTTCAGGGTTCAGGTGGCGACCCGAGGTTTCAGGGTTCAG GTGGCGACCCGAGGTTTCAGGGTTCAGGTGGCGACCCGAGGTTTCAGGGTTCAGGTGGCGACCCGAGGTTTCAGGGTTCAGGTGGCGACCCGAGGTTTCAGGGTTCAGGTGGCGACCCGAGGTCTCAGGGTTCAGGTGGCGACCCGAGGTCTCAGGGTTCAGGTGGCGACCCGAGGTCTCAGGGTTCAGGTGGCGACCCGAGGTTTCAGGGTTCAGGTGGCGACCCGAGGTTTCAGGGTTCAGGTGGCGACCCGAGGTTTCAGGGTTCAGGTGGCGACCCGAGGTTTCAGGGTTCAGGTGGCGACCCGAG GTTTCAGGGTTCAGATGGCGACCCAAGGTTTCAGGGTTCAGATGGCGACCCGAGGTTTCAGGGTTCAGATGGCGACCCGAGGTTTCAGGGTTCAGGTGGCGACCCGAGGTTTCAGGGTTCAGATGGCGACCCGAGGTTTCAGGGTTCAGATGGCGACCCGAGGTTTCAGGGTTCAGGTGGTACACTTCGTAGAGGATGTGACTATATGA